A region of Nitrosomonas stercoris DNA encodes the following proteins:
- a CDS encoding endolytic peptidoglycan transglycosylase RlpA encodes MMKLNAYYQFDFLNNRLLFAAWLVTIALIVTACSNTPRMGQSSTQKHVKGGGYYLNDGPEANPPANLDGVPDAVPRIEPLKKANMRPYVALGKTYRPMKALKPYKQHGQASWYGKRYHGQPTASGEVYDMYAMTAAHPTLPIPSYARVTNLQNGRSVIVRINDRGPFLGNRLIDLSYVAAHKLSILANGSAQVEVESIIPGRADHASPVIAQTNSAGKVRINDYSGQFYLQLAAFGSAYNAQSYLTQLRTDLPSIVQQARINQTQGLHKVVVGPFPDQALATQTANVIVAAGSPKPILVRF; translated from the coding sequence ATGATGAAACTAAATGCTTATTACCAGTTTGATTTTCTGAATAACAGATTGCTGTTTGCTGCATGGTTGGTGACAATTGCATTGATCGTAACAGCTTGCAGTAACACGCCTCGCATGGGGCAGTCTTCTACACAAAAACATGTGAAGGGAGGCGGGTATTATCTCAATGATGGTCCAGAAGCTAATCCGCCTGCTAATCTTGATGGCGTGCCAGATGCTGTTCCCAGGATTGAACCACTTAAGAAAGCCAACATGCGTCCTTATGTTGCGTTGGGCAAGACCTATCGGCCCATGAAAGCACTCAAACCCTATAAACAACATGGTCAGGCTTCCTGGTATGGCAAGCGTTATCATGGCCAACCCACCGCTTCTGGCGAAGTATACGATATGTATGCCATGACAGCTGCTCATCCAACTTTGCCAATTCCTAGTTATGCACGCGTAACCAATCTTCAGAATGGCCGTTCTGTGATTGTCCGTATCAATGATAGAGGTCCTTTTTTGGGCAATCGGCTGATTGATTTGTCCTATGTAGCAGCGCATAAGCTGAGCATTCTGGCCAATGGCAGTGCTCAGGTAGAAGTAGAAAGTATCATCCCGGGCCGGGCTGATCATGCTAGCCCTGTCATTGCACAAACGAATTCAGCTGGTAAAGTAAGGATTAATGATTATTCCGGACAATTTTATTTGCAACTTGCTGCTTTTGGCTCTGCCTATAATGCCCAGTCTTATTTGACCCAACTGAGAACTGATTTGCCATCAATTGTGCAACAAGCGCGCATCAATCAAACCCAAGGTTTGCATAAAGTAGTGGTTGGCCCGTTTCCAGACCAGGCGTTAGCAACGCAAACGGCTAATGTAATTGTTGCTGCTGGTTCACCTAAACCAATTCTGGTTAGATTTTAA
- a CDS encoding peptidoglycan glycosyltransferase MrdB, producing MATLDIKKIWHYLTRYIDNFLLAGIFLLMLTGLIVLYSATGGNSARVISQLINMVVACVVMWIVANIPLREITRMAFPLYALGIIMLVAVALFGEIQNGARRWLNLGIIHIQPSELLKIAVPLMMAWYFDKIHTVIQWHNYIVAILILLLPVILIMRQPDLGTALLILISGFYVIFLAGLSWRVMASLAVMVAVSLPLLWSFGMRDYQRKRIMTMLDPSQDALGAGYHTIQSSIAIGSGGIAGKGWLKGTQSQLDFLPEPSTDFIFSVFSEEFGLIGNSLLLSLYLIVIGRSLIITATAPTRFTRLVAGSISLTFFTYIFVNIGMVSGILPVVGIPLPLISYGGTSMVTILLGFGILMSIHAHPKLVKT from the coding sequence ATGGCCACTTTGGATATCAAGAAAATATGGCATTATTTGACGCGCTATATTGACAACTTCCTGCTTGCCGGTATTTTTTTGCTGATGCTGACAGGGTTGATAGTGTTGTACAGCGCTACGGGTGGGAACTCTGCGCGTGTGATCAGCCAGCTGATTAATATGGTGGTTGCCTGTGTTGTCATGTGGATAGTGGCAAATATTCCGCTGCGAGAAATTACGCGGATGGCTTTTCCATTATATGCGTTAGGGATTATTATGTTGGTTGCTGTAGCATTGTTTGGCGAGATTCAGAATGGTGCACGTCGCTGGCTCAACTTGGGAATTATTCATATTCAGCCTTCAGAGCTATTAAAAATTGCAGTGCCGTTGATGATGGCTTGGTATTTTGACAAGATTCACACCGTGATACAGTGGCACAACTACATTGTTGCCATACTGATTTTACTGCTGCCCGTCATATTGATCATGCGTCAGCCTGATCTTGGAACCGCGTTATTAATTTTGATCAGCGGGTTTTATGTCATTTTTCTAGCGGGGCTTTCCTGGCGTGTCATGGCGAGTCTTGCAGTTATGGTTGCGGTGAGCCTGCCCTTGTTATGGTCTTTTGGTATGCGGGATTATCAACGCAAACGCATTATGACTATGTTGGATCCTTCTCAAGATGCGCTAGGAGCTGGCTACCACACCATACAGTCCAGCATCGCAATTGGGTCAGGTGGTATAGCCGGCAAAGGCTGGTTGAAAGGTACGCAATCCCAATTAGATTTTCTGCCAGAGCCTAGCACTGACTTTATTTTTTCAGTGTTTTCGGAAGAATTTGGATTGATTGGTAATAGCCTGTTATTATCACTTTATTTAATTGTCATCGGTCGTAGCTTGATTATTACAGCTACTGCACCGACACGTTTTACACGTTTAGTGGCTGGATCAATCTCTTTAACTTTTTTTACCTATATATTTGTCAATATAGGAATGGTTAGTGGCATTCTGCCAGTTGTAGGCATTCCTCTGCCGTTGATCAGTTATGGCGGTACCTCTATGGTGACCATTCTGTTGGGATTTGGTATTTTAATGAGTATTCATGCTCATCCAAAACTTGTTAAGACCTGA
- a CDS encoding peptidoglycan D,D-transpeptidase MrdA → MNKAVELRDHIREIRNFRIRLIISAIGVVILFGLLFSRFFYLQVVQVEHYTTLAEANRIAIQPLTPNRGLIFDRNGEILAQNYTAYTLEIVPDQVKDLEAVLDELATIVEISAEDRRRFAKLKRENTRFKSLPIRTRLTDFEVARFAENQYRFPGIEIKAHPLRHYPKGELFSHVIGYIGRISDKDLEQLEADKRLKNYRGSTHIGRTGIEKSYESVLHGQTGFEQVETDAIGRSVRSLSRTPPIAGNDLILSLDIGLQQAAVQAFGDYRGALVALDPTNGEILAFVSKPGFDPNLFVEGIDHLNWRLLNESIDRPLNNRALRGVYPPGSVFKPFMALAGLELGKRTPNYGFSDPGFFSLPGSSHRFRDWKPGGHGWVDLHKSLVVSCDTYYYRLAHDLGITNIHDFIGKFGFGQETGIDIPGEVTGLLPSPEWKRRRFNQNWLPGDTISVGIGQGFNLATPLQLTFGMMLLANDGKAYRPHFVKRQIDHYKNLVEEDFVEEVYRLELKQEYLDYVKQALADVTRPGGTASRAGANTAYTFAGKTGTSQVINIKQGERYNAHKVDERHRDHALFSAFAPVETPEIVLTVLVENGGSGGSTAAPIARKVLDYFFLGKMPESDEKAE, encoded by the coding sequence ATGAATAAGGCCGTAGAGTTACGTGATCATATTCGTGAAATCCGCAACTTTCGCATCAGGCTGATCATCAGTGCCATTGGTGTCGTTATTTTATTTGGCTTGCTTTTCAGCCGTTTTTTCTACCTGCAAGTCGTGCAGGTAGAACATTACACCACTTTGGCAGAAGCCAATCGTATTGCTATCCAACCGTTAACTCCCAATCGTGGTTTGATCTTCGATCGTAATGGCGAAATTCTTGCACAAAATTACACTGCCTACACCCTGGAAATTGTGCCCGATCAAGTGAAGGATCTGGAAGCAGTGCTGGACGAATTAGCTACTATTGTTGAAATTTCTGCGGAAGATCGGAGACGATTTGCCAAGTTAAAACGTGAAAATACGCGCTTTAAAAGTTTACCAATTCGCACCCGTCTCACAGATTTTGAAGTGGCCCGCTTTGCAGAAAATCAGTATCGTTTTCCAGGTATAGAAATCAAGGCGCATCCATTAAGACATTATCCCAAAGGCGAATTATTTTCACATGTGATTGGCTATATTGGGCGCATCAGTGATAAAGATCTGGAACAGCTAGAAGCCGATAAACGTCTAAAAAACTATCGTGGCTCCACCCATATCGGGCGGACAGGCATTGAAAAAAGTTATGAGAGTGTACTGCACGGCCAGACTGGTTTTGAGCAAGTTGAAACCGATGCCATCGGGCGTTCTGTACGCAGTTTGTCTCGCACCCCGCCCATCGCCGGAAATGATCTAATACTTTCGCTGGACATTGGTTTACAACAAGCCGCTGTGCAAGCCTTTGGAGATTATCGTGGTGCCTTGGTCGCACTGGATCCTACCAATGGAGAAATTCTAGCCTTTGTGAGTAAACCAGGTTTTGATCCCAATTTATTTGTCGAAGGGATCGATCATCTTAATTGGCGATTGCTCAATGAATCAATTGATCGACCCTTAAATAATCGTGCCTTGCGTGGTGTCTATCCTCCCGGCTCTGTTTTTAAGCCGTTTATGGCATTGGCTGGTTTGGAATTGGGTAAACGCACCCCCAATTATGGGTTTAGTGATCCAGGATTTTTCAGCTTGCCGGGGAGCTCGCATCGTTTCCGAGATTGGAAACCAGGAGGGCATGGCTGGGTAGATCTGCACAAATCTCTGGTAGTCTCCTGTGATACTTATTACTATCGATTAGCACATGATCTTGGCATTACGAATATTCACGATTTTATCGGAAAGTTTGGTTTTGGCCAGGAAACGGGCATTGATATTCCAGGAGAAGTCACAGGATTATTGCCTTCTCCCGAATGGAAAAGGAGGCGTTTCAACCAAAATTGGTTGCCAGGAGATACGATCTCAGTAGGTATAGGGCAAGGATTCAACCTGGCCACACCGCTTCAATTAACCTTCGGCATGATGCTATTGGCCAATGATGGCAAAGCATACCGGCCTCATTTTGTTAAACGACAGATCGATCATTACAAAAATTTGGTGGAAGAAGATTTTGTCGAAGAAGTTTATCGACTGGAACTCAAACAGGAATATCTGGATTACGTCAAACAGGCACTGGCGGATGTAACTCGTCCAGGTGGCACTGCTTCCCGAGCAGGTGCAAATACTGCTTACACCTTTGCCGGCAAAACAGGGACATCGCAAGTGATCAATATCAAGCAGGGAGAGCGTTACAACGCGCACAAAGTTGATGAACGCCATCGGGATCACGCCTTGTTTTCCGCTTTTGCCCCAGTGGAAACACCAGAAATCGTGCTGACAGTACTGGTTGAAAATGGCGGATCAGGTGGATCAACCGCTGCACCGATTGCGCGCAAGGTACTGGATTATTTTTTTCTGGGAAAAATGCCGGAATCTGATGAAAAAGCGGAGTAG
- a CDS encoding rod shape-determining protein MreD, protein MMPFDKMVLVLRPDFVALTLLYWNIYQPQQTGMGVAFVSGLVMDVVDISILGQHAIGYCLITFCALILCGRLRLFNAFQQILAILWILLLGQIAIFLTGILAGAYIPEWYIFLSSVMGALCWPLLAFLLGMIGKQRIDHDEV, encoded by the coding sequence ATGATGCCGTTTGATAAAATGGTATTGGTTTTGCGTCCGGATTTTGTGGCCTTGACTTTGCTCTATTGGAATATCTATCAACCTCAGCAAACTGGTATGGGTGTTGCCTTTGTCAGTGGTTTGGTCATGGATGTGGTTGATATCAGTATTCTGGGACAGCATGCAATTGGTTATTGCCTGATTACGTTTTGTGCGCTGATTTTATGTGGGCGCTTGCGTTTGTTTAATGCCTTTCAGCAAATCCTTGCTATTTTATGGATTCTATTGCTAGGACAAATAGCTATATTTTTGACAGGAATATTAGCAGGTGCTTATATTCCTGAATGGTATATTTTTCTTTCCAGTGTGATGGGCGCGCTATGCTGGCCATTATTGGCCTTTCTGCTGGGAATGATCGGTAAACAGCGTATTGATCATGATGAAGTATGA
- a CDS encoding cell shape-determining protein MreC encodes MSSSIHHLKPDPNPLTRIFFFVLLSTLVMIADARFDAFPEVRRVVATVIFPLQKVASFPFTLQEKVEQSIADFKRIEEIDELRRKHLNSRYDFFRLRALASENERLRALLGATKHTDIQTILAEVLYMPRDPFSRKVTADKGTLNGIKAGQVVMDELGVIGQITQVYPWTSEITLITDKNHLVPVQIQRNSLRTVISGTGRNGELELRFLSISTDIRQGDLLVTSGIGGVYPPGLPVGQVTHIEYDRSHKFARIICTPVAGVDRHKQVLVLTGSSPLVPEVPDNSEIHASQTKQKIQDQEAL; translated from the coding sequence ATGTCATCTTCTATTCATCATCTTAAACCCGATCCGAATCCACTGACACGGATATTCTTTTTTGTGTTGTTATCTACGCTTGTTATGATTGCAGATGCACGTTTTGATGCTTTCCCCGAAGTACGACGCGTGGTTGCAACTGTTATTTTTCCGCTGCAGAAAGTTGCTTCTTTTCCTTTTACATTGCAAGAAAAAGTAGAGCAATCTATCGCGGATTTCAAGCGTATTGAAGAAATAGACGAGCTCAGGCGTAAACATCTGAACAGCCGTTATGATTTTTTTCGATTGCGCGCCTTGGCCAGTGAAAATGAGCGATTACGTGCGTTACTAGGCGCGACCAAACATACAGATATTCAAACGATTCTGGCAGAAGTGCTTTACATGCCGCGCGATCCGTTCAGTCGCAAGGTGACGGCGGACAAGGGTACATTGAATGGAATCAAAGCAGGTCAGGTAGTCATGGATGAACTAGGTGTTATTGGCCAGATTACGCAGGTTTATCCATGGACTTCGGAGATCACATTAATTACAGATAAGAACCATCTGGTGCCGGTACAAATTCAACGTAATAGTTTGCGCACGGTTATATCGGGTACGGGCCGCAATGGCGAATTGGAGTTGCGGTTTTTATCTATCAGTACAGACATTCGACAAGGGGATTTACTGGTGACTTCAGGCATTGGCGGCGTCTATCCACCAGGTTTGCCAGTAGGACAAGTCACGCATATTGAGTATGATCGATCCCATAAATTCGCACGTATTATATGTACACCCGTAGCAGGGGTGGATCGGCATAAACAAGTTCTCGTGCTGACAGGATCATCACCACTTGTTCCGGAAGTACCAGACAACTCTGAAATACATGCATCCCAGACAAAACAAAAAATCCAGGATCAGGAGGCATTATGA
- a CDS encoding rod shape-determining protein MreB, translating to MFNFLNNNLLDSYFSTDMAVDLGTANTLVYLRGQGVVLNEPSVVAIRHEGGPGSKRMIQQVGHAAKQMLGRTPGNITTVRPMKDGVIADFTVTEQMLKQFIRKAHPPRLFSANPRIVVSVPCGSTQVERRAIREAAYGAGARKVELIEEPMAAALGADLPIETPTGCMVVDIGGGTTEVAVISLGGVVYANSIRVGGDRFDEAIINYIRRNYGIMIGEVTAETIKSEIGSAYPGSEVKEIEVKGRNLAEGVPRSFTISSNEILEALAEPLNSIVSGVKIALEQTPPELGADIAEMGMVMTGGGALLRDIDRLLMEETGLSVVVADDPSTCVVRGAGMALDSIDHPVGIFARDY from the coding sequence ATGTTTAATTTCCTGAACAATAACTTGCTGGACAGCTATTTTTCGACGGACATGGCTGTTGATCTGGGTACTGCCAATACACTTGTTTACTTACGTGGACAGGGGGTGGTGCTAAATGAGCCTTCAGTCGTTGCGATACGACATGAAGGAGGTCCAGGAAGTAAACGCATGATTCAACAGGTTGGACATGCTGCAAAACAAATGCTAGGACGTACTCCTGGCAATATTACAACAGTCAGGCCCATGAAAGATGGCGTGATTGCAGATTTTACCGTGACAGAGCAAATGCTGAAACAGTTTATCCGAAAAGCACATCCACCTCGATTGTTTTCAGCTAATCCGCGTATTGTGGTGTCAGTGCCTTGTGGTTCAACACAAGTAGAGCGGCGTGCAATACGCGAAGCGGCTTACGGAGCGGGTGCACGCAAGGTGGAATTAATCGAAGAACCTATGGCTGCAGCACTTGGTGCGGATTTGCCGATTGAAACACCAACGGGTTGTATGGTGGTGGATATCGGTGGCGGCACGACAGAAGTAGCAGTGATTTCATTAGGCGGCGTAGTGTACGCTAATTCTATTCGAGTGGGGGGGGATCGGTTTGATGAAGCGATCATCAATTATATCCGCCGCAACTACGGCATCATGATTGGGGAGGTAACCGCTGAAACGATTAAATCAGAAATTGGTTCTGCTTATCCAGGATCAGAAGTCAAAGAAATTGAAGTCAAAGGACGCAACCTGGCAGAAGGTGTGCCGCGTAGCTTTACCATTTCCAGCAATGAAATTCTGGAAGCGCTGGCGGAACCGCTTAATAGTATCGTCAGTGGCGTCAAGATTGCTCTGGAGCAAACACCCCCTGAACTGGGTGCCGATATCGCGGAAATGGGCATGGTCATGACGGGAGGAGGGGCATTATTACGCGATATTGATCGTTTGTTAATGGAGGAAACGGGATTGTCAGTTGTGGTTGCAGATGATCCTTCCACTTGTGTCGTGCGAGGTGCTGGCATGGCTTTGGACAGCATAGATCATCCGGTTGGCATTTTTGCCAGAGATTATTGA
- a CDS encoding glutamyl-tRNA(Gln) amidotransferase subunit C, which translates to MKLSPDDIKRVARLAHIEVTEEELPQNLIQLSGILNLIQPIQTVNTQQIQPMEHTQDIAQRLRTDIVTETDQHQQFQAIAPEVEDGYYLVPKVIE; encoded by the coding sequence ATGAAACTCTCACCCGATGATATCAAACGTGTTGCAAGGTTGGCGCATATCGAGGTTACCGAAGAAGAACTGCCACAAAATTTGATTCAGCTATCTGGCATACTGAATCTGATCCAGCCAATACAAACCGTTAATACTCAGCAAATCCAGCCTATGGAGCATACTCAGGATATTGCGCAAAGATTGCGCACTGACATCGTCACAGAAACAGATCAACATCAGCAGTTTCAAGCAATCGCTCCTGAGGTGGAAGATGGCTATTATCTGGTTCCCAAAGTGATTGAATAG
- a CDS encoding glutamyl-tRNA(Gln) amidotransferase subunit A yields the protein MLNASLRQLSVLLTEKKISSTELTQTFLAHIKALNPNLNAFITLDEEKSLHQAKLADQMIAAGKATSLTGIPIAHKDIFCANGWLTTCGSKMLANFIAPYDATIVQLFDQAGMVNLGKTNMDEFAMGSSNETSYYGPVKNPWDKQAVPGGSSGGAACAIAARLIPAATGSDTGGSIRQPAALCGISGIRPTYGLVSRYGMIALASSIDQAGPMAKSAEDLALLLNTMAGFDERDSTSLQREKEDYTQDLNKPLNGVRIGLPKEFFTEGISQEVADAIDAALAEYRKLGATLVEVSLPHGQYAVPVYCVLASAEASSNLARFDGIRYGYRAEHYTNLEDLYTKTRTEGFGEEVKRRILIGTLMLSHDYYEAYYLQSQRIRRLIAKDFTTAFEQCDLIMGPTSPTVAFNIGEKNGDPTQMYLADTYTCTASLAGLPGMSIPIGFGANKRPIGLQIIGNYFREAQMLNAAHSYQRVTNWHELTPPEMNLS from the coding sequence ATGTTAAACGCCAGCCTCAGGCAGCTTTCTGTGCTGTTGACCGAAAAAAAAATATCCAGCACCGAGCTTACTCAAACATTTCTCGCCCATATCAAAGCACTTAACCCTAATTTAAATGCCTTTATTACGCTGGATGAAGAAAAAAGTTTGCATCAGGCCAAGCTTGCCGATCAAATGATTGCTGCAGGAAAAGCCACCTCCCTTACCGGCATTCCTATTGCGCATAAAGATATTTTCTGTGCAAACGGCTGGCTAACAACTTGCGGCTCAAAAATGTTGGCAAACTTTATTGCTCCTTATGATGCCACTATTGTGCAACTGTTTGATCAAGCAGGCATGGTCAATCTGGGTAAAACCAACATGGATGAATTTGCCATGGGTTCCAGCAATGAAACCTCTTATTACGGACCAGTCAAAAATCCTTGGGATAAGCAAGCTGTTCCGGGTGGCAGTTCAGGGGGAGCCGCCTGTGCGATTGCTGCCAGACTCATTCCAGCCGCAACCGGTAGCGACACCGGTGGCTCCATCCGACAACCAGCCGCGCTCTGTGGTATCAGTGGTATCCGCCCCACTTACGGATTGGTATCTCGTTATGGCATGATCGCGCTTGCTTCCAGTATCGATCAGGCTGGCCCGATGGCTAAATCTGCAGAAGATCTCGCATTATTGCTAAACACCATGGCCGGATTCGATGAACGTGACTCCACCAGTTTGCAACGAGAAAAAGAGGATTACACCCAAGATCTGAACAAGCCATTGAATGGAGTGCGCATTGGCTTACCCAAAGAATTTTTTACAGAGGGAATCAGCCAGGAAGTTGCCGATGCCATAGACGCTGCTTTGGCTGAATACCGTAAATTGGGCGCCACGCTTGTTGAAGTATCGTTGCCACACGGCCAATATGCCGTGCCAGTTTATTGTGTACTGGCTTCAGCCGAGGCATCCAGTAATCTGGCGCGCTTTGACGGAATACGATATGGATACCGAGCTGAGCATTACACCAATCTGGAAGACTTATATACCAAAACACGCACCGAAGGCTTTGGTGAGGAAGTGAAGCGACGCATTCTGATTGGCACCCTCATGTTATCCCACGATTACTACGAAGCTTATTACCTGCAATCCCAAAGAATACGACGTCTGATTGCCAAAGATTTTACAACAGCCTTTGAACAATGCGATTTAATTATGGGGCCAACCTCACCCACCGTTGCTTTCAATATCGGCGAAAAAAACGGTGATCCTACCCAAATGTATTTAGCAGATACTTACACCTGCACGGCCAGTCTTGCAGGTTTGCCTGGCATGTCAATACCTATTGGATTCGGTGCAAATAAGCGACCTATCGGCTTACAAATCATTGGTAATTATTTCAGAGAAGCACAGATGCTCAATGCTGCACACAGCTACCAACGTGTGACCAACTGGCATGAACTGACTCCGCCAGAAATGAATCTCTCATAA
- a CDS encoding aspartylglutamyl-tRNA(AsnGln) amidotransferase: MQWETVIGLEIHVQLSTLSKIFSGASTAYGALPNSQASAGDIALPGTLPVLNKKAVEYAIRFGLAIDAHINSPTIFARKNYFYPDLPSGYQISQLEYPIVEGGQVNIQVADQEKTIHLTRAHLEEDAGKSTHEGFHDKTGIDLNRAGTALLEIVSEPEMRSSAEAVAYAKTLHSLVRWIGICDGNMQEGSFRCDANVSVRPIGSEVLGTRCEIKNLNSFRFLERAIDYEIARQIDVIESGGKIIQQTRLYDADHDETRAMRSKEDAHDYRYFPDPDLLPVIIPQKWIAQVSAALPELPKHKQQRYIQELGLSSYDANVLTTTHDLAEYFEQTIVHLPEQNKLCANWIMGEISGRLNKEGLEINQCPINPERLAQLLLRITDGTISGKIAKEVFDSMWQNDEASADMIIDAKNLRQVSDDGAIEKWIEEVLAANQQQVADYRSGKEKAFNFLIGQVMKLSRGKANPAQVSTLLKKHLAE, from the coding sequence ATGCAATGGGAAACGGTTATTGGGCTTGAGATACATGTACAGCTATCTACTCTGTCCAAAATTTTCTCTGGTGCGTCCACCGCGTACGGAGCACTACCAAACTCACAGGCGAGTGCCGGAGATATTGCGCTACCTGGCACTTTACCAGTACTCAACAAAAAGGCTGTGGAATACGCTATTCGCTTTGGCTTGGCTATCGATGCTCACATCAATTCCCCGACCATTTTTGCCCGCAAAAACTACTTTTACCCGGATTTGCCCAGCGGCTATCAAATTAGCCAATTGGAATACCCAATTGTTGAAGGGGGGCAAGTTAATATTCAAGTAGCCGATCAGGAAAAAACCATTCATCTTACTCGAGCGCATTTGGAAGAAGATGCAGGTAAATCAACACATGAAGGCTTTCATGACAAAACTGGCATTGATCTGAATCGAGCTGGTACCGCCTTGCTGGAAATTGTCTCAGAACCGGAAATGCGCAGCAGTGCGGAAGCAGTAGCCTATGCAAAAACACTGCATTCACTGGTACGCTGGATAGGTATTTGTGATGGCAACATGCAAGAAGGCTCCTTCCGTTGTGATGCTAATGTATCCGTACGCCCCATCGGCTCAGAAGTATTAGGCACACGTTGTGAAATTAAAAATCTTAACTCTTTTCGCTTTCTTGAAAGAGCCATTGATTACGAAATAGCCAGGCAAATCGATGTAATAGAAAGTGGAGGTAAGATTATTCAGCAAACACGTCTGTATGACGCTGATCACGATGAAACACGCGCCATGCGTAGCAAGGAAGATGCGCATGATTATCGCTATTTTCCTGATCCTGATTTGTTGCCTGTCATAATTCCACAAAAGTGGATCGCACAAGTCAGCGCAGCATTACCAGAACTGCCCAAACACAAACAACAACGCTACATTCAAGAATTAGGTTTGTCTTCCTATGATGCCAACGTGCTCACTACTACGCATGATCTGGCGGAATATTTCGAACAAACCATTGTTCATCTCCCCGAACAAAACAAACTTTGTGCTAACTGGATCATGGGTGAAATCAGTGGGCGGCTCAATAAAGAAGGACTTGAAATCAATCAATGTCCAATCAACCCTGAACGACTAGCGCAATTATTGCTACGCATTACGGATGGCACCATCTCCGGAAAAATCGCTAAAGAGGTATTCGATAGCATGTGGCAAAATGATGAAGCAAGCGCTGATATGATCATCGATGCTAAAAACCTCAGACAGGTTTCAGATGATGGTGCAATCGAAAAATGGATTGAGGAAGTTTTGGCAGCTAACCAGCAGCAAGTAGCAGATTATCGCTCTGGTAAAGAAAAGGCCTTTAACTTTTTGATTGGCCAGGTTATGAAACTATCACGAGGGAAAGCCAACCCCGCGCAAGTGAGTACACTGCTTAAAAAACATTTGGCTGAATAA
- a CDS encoding flagellar brake protein YcgR — MATLQTASERTITSDRKLDIKEQDYYVYSQREIYFFLDGIMQEKSLISLHLGRSSRSIILSSILAIDLQKKQLIIDYGVNEALNRIVLKRGRVRCTTNHNRVGIEFECSNLRQIQFEGRTAFSADIPESLRRLQRRNFYRMITPIATPAICVMYLLESQESPVTYNLLDISCGGMALVDQPGTETALEVGEVYPNCRVDLPGDEELFGSIETAIRVVHVGSVILDNGHVCPRISCEFLDLPEKVQVLIQRYIVKLEQQARKFDTRFDF; from the coding sequence ATGGCAACACTTCAGACCGCTTCTGAACGAACGATTACTTCTGACAGAAAGCTAGATATCAAAGAGCAGGATTACTATGTGTATTCCCAGCGGGAGATATATTTCTTTTTAGATGGAATTATGCAGGAAAAATCATTGATTTCATTGCATCTGGGACGTAGTAGCCGTTCCATTATTCTTTCATCCATCTTGGCAATTGATCTGCAAAAAAAGCAATTAATAATAGATTACGGTGTCAATGAAGCGCTCAATCGTATTGTGCTTAAACGCGGTCGTGTTCGCTGCACAACTAACCATAATCGGGTTGGCATCGAATTTGAATGTAGTAACTTGCGACAAATTCAGTTCGAGGGACGCACTGCTTTTAGCGCAGATATTCCAGAATCTCTACGACGTTTGCAACGCCGGAATTTTTATCGAATGATTACTCCTATCGCTACACCAGCTATTTGTGTGATGTATTTATTGGAATCCCAAGAATCTCCTGTGACTTACAACTTATTGGATATTAGTTGTGGGGGGATGGCATTGGTAGATCAGCCAGGTACAGAAACTGCCTTGGAAGTAGGGGAGGTTTATCCGAATTGCCGAGTTGATTTACCAGGGGATGAGGAATTATTTGGTTCAATAGAAACAGCCATTCGGGTGGTACATGTTGGTTCGGTGATATTGGATAATGGGCATGTTTGTCCACGTATCAGCTGCGAATTTCTTGATTTGCCTGAAAAAGTGCAGGTGTTGATACAGCGCTATATCGTAAAACTGGAACAGCAAGCAAGGAAATTTGATACTCGGTTTGATTTCTGA
- a CDS encoding Flagellar hook-basal body complex protein FliE — MLAQLKATSELAAGGTKSAAAAAAPQTDFGQLLKSAVDQANTVQQTADQLSQEFIRGNQDVELHDVMISLQKANVSFQSMIQVRNRLVTAYQEIMNMQV, encoded by the coding sequence ATGTTAGCGCAGCTTAAAGCCACCTCAGAGTTGGCTGCTGGCGGAACTAAATCTGCCGCTGCGGCAGCTGCGCCGCAAACGGATTTTGGCCAATTATTGAAGTCAGCTGTCGATCAGGCTAATACCGTGCAGCAAACGGCAGATCAATTGAGCCAGGAATTTATACGCGGTAATCAGGATGTTGAATTACATGACGTGATGATTTCGTTGCAGAAGGCCAATGTTTCTTTTCAATCCATGATCCAGGTACGTAATCGATTAGTGACGGCGTATCAGGAAATTATGAATATGCAGGTATAG